In the Marinobacter sp. Arc7-DN-1 genome, TGAGCTGCCTGATCGTCCCGGGGCCGGAAGTGGCCCTGGCGCATGGTCTGGATGTGATGGCGGCCGGCCTGCGCATCACCGGGACGCCTCGCGATGCAGGGGTGCTCCTGGTTGTCGGGCCATTGTCCGAGAAAATGAGCGAGGCCGTGGCGGTGCTCTACGCGCAGATGCCGCGGCCGCGCGCCATCCTCGTGCTGGGCGGACCGGCACCGTCATCTTTACCAAACGCCGATGTTTCCGCAGGTCTTTCGCAAGAGGAACTGACCGACGCGGTTGACTGGCTGAAGCGCGCACTGGCTGAGGGCGCCTTTGCAGTCTCACCCGAGGATTTCGACGCCTCTGTCCTGCATGCCAGGATCGAGTATGTCTGCCCCATGCATCCGGAAGTTGTCCAGGACGAGCCGGGCAGCTGTCCCAAGTGTGGCATGGATCTGGTAGCCCGCGAGGCCGGCGAAGACGAGGGCGCCGGGGAAACCACCGCAGAGCACGGCCATCACCATGGCCATGAGCACCACGATCATCAGGACCACGGGCACGAACAGCACCATGATCACGACCATCATCACGGTCACGAACAGCACCATGATCACGACCATCATCATGATCACAAACAGCACCATGGCCATGAGCACCACGAGCAGGATCATCACGGCCATGATCACCAGCACCACCACGGTGGGGCCGGCGGGCACTCGGAACATGATCACTCCGGTCACGATCATGGAGGCAGCGACCATACGGGGCACGACCACGGAAGTGATGACCATGCGGGACACGACAGCGGAGGTGATGACCATGCGGGACACGACAGCGGAGGTCATGGCCACGCGGGGCACGACCACGGTGCCATGGGGTTCATGTCCATGGTTGAAGTGACCAAGGACCTGCCCCGCAGTGCCGACGGGCTGGCGATGGACTGGATCGAGGTGCCGTTCGGTCCGGTTTTCCCCGGCCTGCCTGGCGGACTGAAGTTGACGCTGACCCTCGACGGTGACGGGGTGACTGAAGGGCAAGCCACATCCCTGGTGGGCATTGCCACAGAAGGTGACGAGGTGGATGCCGGGACCTTTGTCGAGCGTCTGGCGTCGGCCATGCCGCTGGCGCCTGTGAGCTACCGCCTGCTGGCCTGCCTGGCAATCGAGCGGGCGGCCGGGCTGGAGGATGATCCGGGGATCGCCCGGGCCCGGGCCAGCGCCCTTGAGCGTGAGCGCATCGCCAGTCATCTGGGTTGGCTGGCCCAGTTGGGGCGTCAGCTCGGCTTCGCCTGGCTGACACATCGTGCTTCAACCCTGCAACTGGAAATTCAGGTCGCCAGTCAGCAACGGCATGCCGAGTTGGAGCCGGCGCTACAGGCACTGGCTAACCGTCTCGGGCGAACGCCTTTGCTCAAGGCGCGATTAAAGGGGACCGGCGTTCTGCCAGCGGGTTCTTCTGACCTGCGTGGGCCGGTGGCGCTTGCCGCCGACGAAGCCGGAGATGCCTGGACACGCCTGTGGCAACGCCTGGCCGAAATCACGGCGAGCCTCGACTTCATCAAGGCGACCGGGGAGCCGGAGCTGCCGGCCCTGCGAAACATCGGTCATGTATCCGGTACCGGTGAGGCAGCCGTGGAAACCCCGCGCGGCCTGGCTCAACTGAGTCTGAAACTGGGGCATGGCCGGGTGGAATCATACAAGCTGGACACCGCCTGTAGTCACCATATCGGCCTGGTCGCAAAGCTTGTCGAAGGCCGGGAGCTGGGCGACGCACTGGTGGCGGTCGGATCACTTGACCTTTCGCCCTGGGAG is a window encoding:
- a CDS encoding heavy metal-binding domain-containing protein encodes the protein MTSDPAMTITGARQRQKRSAMLQKWVSRALARNLSCLIVPGPEVALAHGLDVMAAGLRITGTPRDAGVLLVVGPLSEKMSEAVAVLYAQMPRPRAILVLGGPAPSSLPNADVSAGLSQEELTDAVDWLKRALAEGAFAVSPEDFDASVLHARIEYVCPMHPEVVQDEPGSCPKCGMDLVAREAGEDEGAGETTAEHGHHHGHEHHDHQDHGHEQHHDHDHHHGHEQHHDHDHHHDHKQHHGHEHHEQDHHGHDHQHHHGGAGGHSEHDHSGHDHGGSDHTGHDHGSDDHAGHDSGGDDHAGHDSGGHGHAGHDHGAMGFMSMVEVTKDLPRSADGLAMDWIEVPFGPVFPGLPGGLKLTLTLDGDGVTEGQATSLVGIATEGDEVDAGTFVERLASAMPLAPVSYRLLACLAIERAAGLEDDPGIARARASALERERIASHLGWLAQLGRQLGFAWLTHRASTLQLEIQVASQQRHAELEPALQALANRLGRTPLLKARLKGTGVLPAGSSDLRGPVALAADEAGDAWTRLWQRLAEITASLDFIKATGEPELPALRNIGHVSGTGEAAVETPRGLAQLSLKLGHGRVESYKLDTACSHHIGLVAKLVEGRELGDALVAVGSLDLSPWEVIS